Part of the Pseudodesulfovibrio hydrargyri genome is shown below.
CCCGCGACGCGATCATGGCCTTCATCGCCGGCGGCGCGGAGATGGTCGTGGTCACCGGCGGCATGTCCGTGGACCCGGACGACCAGACGCCCACCGCCATCCGCCTGACCGGGGCGGACGTCATCACCTACGGTTCCCCCACGTTTCCCGGGGTCATGTTCATGGTCGCGGAGCTGAACGGCGTGCCCATTCTCGGGCTGCCGGGCTGCGTCATGTACTACCGGGCGTCGGTGTTCGATCTGATTGTCCCGCGCCTGCTGGCCGGGGAGAAGGTCACCCGGGAAGACATCGTATCCCTGGGGCACGGCGGTTTCTGCGCGACCTGCGAGGTCTGCCGCTATCCCATCTGCCCCTTCGGTAAATAGATCAAGGTTCCTTTCGAACCCAACCTATCTGCGAGACAGCGAGAACTAATTAGGAGGAAAACTGTCATGATTAAACGGACGCTCCAAGTGAACGGAGTCTCCAGGGTCGTCGTCTGCGACCCGGATGAATCCCTGGCCAACGCGTTGCGCCAGAACCTGGGACTGACCAGTGTGAAAATCGGTTGCGGAACCGGCCAGTGCGGCAGCTGCACCATTCTGCGGGACGGCAAGCTGGTCCGTTCGTGCACCGTGAAGATGAAACGGGTCAAGAACAATACCCAGATCATGACCCTCGAGGGCCTGGGCACCGCCGGCGACCTGCATCCCATCCAGATGGCCTGGATCGCCTTCGGCGGCGCGCAGTGCGGCTTCTGTTCGCCCGGCTTTCTGGTTTCCACGTATGCGCTTCTGACCGAGAACCCCAGCCCGACCCGCGAGGATATCCGCGACTGGTTCCAGAAGCACAAGAACGTCTGCCGCTGCACCGGCTACAAGCCGCTGGTCGACGCGGTCATGGCCGCCGCCGAAGTCATGCGCGGCGACAAGTCCATGGACGACCTGATCTTCAAGATTCCCGAGGACGGCCGTATCTGGAACACCCATTATCCGCGCCCCTCGGCCGTGGCCAAGGTCACCGGCACCTGGGACTTCGGGGCCGACATGGGGCTGCGCCTGCCCCCCGGAAGCCTGTACTGCGAACTGGTCCAGGCCGAGGTCTCCCATGCCAACATCCTGTCCATCGACACGGCCGAGGCTGAGACCGTTCCGGGCGTGTTCAAGGTCGTCACCCACAAGGACGTCAAGGGCAAGAACCGCATCACCGGTCTGATCACCTTCCCGACCAACCTCGGCGACGGCTGGGACCGTCCCATCCTGTGCGATGAGAAGATCTTCCAGTACGGCGACGCCATCGCCATCGTCTGCGCGGACTCCCCCGAGGCCGCCAAGGCGGGCGCGGCCAAGGTCAAGGTCGAGATCGAGCAGCTGCCCGAGTACATGAGCGCTCCGGCGGCCATGGCCGAGGACGCCATCGAGATCCATCCCGGCACCCCCAACGTCTACTACATTCAGAAAGAGGCCAAGGGACCGGACACCAAGCCCATCTTCGAGAACGCCGACGTTGTCGTCGAGGGCGACTACTACACGCAGCGCCAGCCGCACATGCCCATCGAGCCGGACGTCGGGTTCGCCTACATCGGGGACGAGGGCAAGCTGGTCATCCACTCCAAGTCCATCGGCATCCACCTGCACCTGCTCATGATCGCCCCCGGCCTGGGCGTGGAGCCCGAGAACATGGTCCTGGTCCAGAACCCCACGGGCGGCACCTTCGGCTACAAGTTCTCGCCGACCATGGAAGCCCTCGTCGGCGCGGCCGCCCTGGCCACCGGCCGTCCGGTCTTCCTGAACTACACCTGGAAACAGCAGCAGCAGTACACCGGCAAGCGCTCGCCGCAGTTCACCACCGTGCGCCTGGCCTCCACCAAGGACGGCAAGCTGCTCGGCATGGAGACCGACTGGACCGTGGACCACGGGCCGTACTCCGAGTTCGGCGACCTGCTGACCCTGCGCGGCGCGCAGTACATCGGCTCGGGCTACGACATTCCGGCCATCCGCGGCGAGGGCCGCACCGTGTGCACCAACCACTGCTGGGGCGCTGCCTTCCGGGGCTACGGCGCTCCCGAGGCGGAGTTCCCCTCCGAGGTGTGCATGGACGAGCTGGCCGAGAAGCTGGGCATGGACCCGTTGGAGCTGCGCTACAAGAACGTCTACCGCAAGGGTTCCACCACGCCCACCGGCCAGGACCCCGAGGTCTACTCCCTGCCCGAGATGATCGACAAGGTTCGTCCCCGGTATGAGGAGTTCAAGAAGTACGCGGCCGACAACTCCACCGACGCCAAGAAGCTCGGCGTGGGCGTGTCCATCGGCGTGTACGGCTCCGGCCTGGACGGCCCGGACACCGCCGAGGTCGACATCGCCCTGAACGATGACAACACCGTCACGGTGTACTCCGCCTGGGGCGACCACGGCCAGGGCGCTGACATGGGCACCCTGGGCACGGCCCACGAGGCCCTGCGCCCGCTGAACCTGACCCCGGACCAGATCCATCTGATGATGGGCGACACCAGCTTCGCTCCCGCGGCCGGACCGGCCGGCGGCAGCCGCTCCCAGGTCGTCGTGGGCCAGGCCACCAAGAACGCCTGCGACCAGCTTGTGGCCGCCATGAAGAAGCCCGACGGCTCCTTCCGCACCCATGAGGAAATGGTCGCCGACGGTCTCGAGCTGCTGTACCACGGCAAGTGGACCGCCCCGGCCAACGACTGCGACGCCAACGGTCAGGGCAACCCGTTCTGCTGCTACATGTACGGCGTGTTCCTGTCCCTGGTTTCCGTGGACACCGCCACCGGCAAGACCGCGGTCGAGAAGATGGTCACCGTGGCCGACATCGGCGTGGTCAACAACTTCCTCCTGGTGGACGGCCAGATCCACGGCGGCATCGCCCAGGGCATCGGCCTGGCCCTGACCGAGGACTACGAGGATATCAAGAAGCACTCCAACATGGCCGGCGCGGGCATGCCCTACATCAAGGACATCCCGGACGACATGGAGATCATCTACGTCGAGACCCCGCGTCCCGACGGTCCCTTCGGCGCTTCCGGCGTCGGCGAGAT
Proteins encoded:
- a CDS encoding molybdopterin-dependent aldehyde oxidoreductase — encoded protein: MIKRTLQVNGVSRVVVCDPDESLANALRQNLGLTSVKIGCGTGQCGSCTILRDGKLVRSCTVKMKRVKNNTQIMTLEGLGTAGDLHPIQMAWIAFGGAQCGFCSPGFLVSTYALLTENPSPTREDIRDWFQKHKNVCRCTGYKPLVDAVMAAAEVMRGDKSMDDLIFKIPEDGRIWNTHYPRPSAVAKVTGTWDFGADMGLRLPPGSLYCELVQAEVSHANILSIDTAEAETVPGVFKVVTHKDVKGKNRITGLITFPTNLGDGWDRPILCDEKIFQYGDAIAIVCADSPEAAKAGAAKVKVEIEQLPEYMSAPAAMAEDAIEIHPGTPNVYYIQKEAKGPDTKPIFENADVVVEGDYYTQRQPHMPIEPDVGFAYIGDEGKLVIHSKSIGIHLHLLMIAPGLGVEPENMVLVQNPTGGTFGYKFSPTMEALVGAAALATGRPVFLNYTWKQQQQYTGKRSPQFTTVRLASTKDGKLLGMETDWTVDHGPYSEFGDLLTLRGAQYIGSGYDIPAIRGEGRTVCTNHCWGAAFRGYGAPEAEFPSEVCMDELAEKLGMDPLELRYKNVYRKGSTTPTGQDPEVYSLPEMIDKVRPRYEEFKKYAADNSTDAKKLGVGVSIGVYGSGLDGPDTAEVDIALNDDNTVTVYSAWGDHGQGADMGTLGTAHEALRPLNLTPDQIHLMMGDTSFAPAAGPAGGSRSQVVVGQATKNACDQLVAAMKKPDGSFRTHEEMVADGLELLYHGKWTAPANDCDANGQGNPFCCYMYGVFLSLVSVDTATGKTAVEKMVTVADIGVVNNFLLVDGQIHGGIAQGIGLALTEDYEDIKKHSNMAGAGMPYIKDIPDDMEIIYVETPRPDGPFGASGVGEMPLTAPHAAIINAIYNACGARIRHLPAYPEKVLAALKG